A region from the Armigeres subalbatus isolate Guangzhou_Male unplaced genomic scaffold, GZ_Asu_2 Contig1259, whole genome shotgun sequence genome encodes:
- the LOC134202542 gene encoding uncharacterized protein LOC134202542, which yields MSRKNLSKKRSAAALFEALKQENLDEIAAVSFSKELKDSSTQTDQVAPTAETNNIDVKLNKMLALLAHANAKLDVIGSTGSAEHEHKCEAVALRKINLQPVKNLNDLESLEANCKSEDFVKASVASIGQLHGRQRYTTRGGTVCLQIIDYFFDRQFLVQCSWTGTGRKHIEDNQIPKKIPFSRYEKVINLFYQTVLHSDPEFSFDECKDFLHRCLRNAKQRLEELGGTRKPVARKRRQLLDANCQDVEYLDDLDQGEATEMVLEIAADDC from the coding sequence ATGTCCCGTAAAAACCTCTCCAAAAAGCGCTCCGCAGCTGCCTTGTTTGAAGCACTAAAGCAGGAGAACTTGGATGAAATCGCAGCCGTTtctttttcgaaggaattgaaAGATTCAAGCACTCAAACGGATCAAGTTGCTCCTACGGCCGAAACAAATAACATCGACGTGAAGCTCAACAAAATGCTAGCACTTCTAGCGCATGCAAATGCAAAGCTGGACGTAATAGGCTCCACGGGTTCCGCTGAGCATGAACATAAATGTGAAGCAGTAGCGCTTCGGAAAATAAATCTACAACCAGTGAAAAATCTCAACGACTTGGAATCTCTTGAAGCGAATTGTAAAAGTGAGGATTTCGTCAAAGCGAGTGTTGCATCGATTGGTCAGCTGCATGGAAGGCAACGATACACCACAAGAGGTGGTACAGTGTGTTTGCAGATAATCGATTATTTTTTCGACCGTCAATTCCTCGTTCAGTGTTCGTGGACAGGAACAGGTCGCAAGCACATTGAGGACAACCAAATACCGAAGAAAATACCATTTTCAAGGTACGAGAAAGTAATCAATCTCTTTTATCAAACCGTTCTGCATTCGGACCCTGAGTTCTCTTTCGATGAGTGTAAGGATTTCTTGCATCGTTGCTTGCGTAATGCGAAGCAAAGACTGGAAGAGTTGGGTGGAACCCGGAAGCCAGTAGCTCGTAAACGCAGACAACTTCTTGATGCGAATTGTCAGGACGTTGAATACCTTGATGATCTCGACCAAGGTGAGGCGACGGAAATGGTTTTGGAGATTGCCGCTGATGATTGTTAA